CGACCGTGTTGCCCTCGCTGTCGGACGCACGGGCCTTCAACGACACCGCACCAGCGCCGTGCGGGTGGTGCAGCACGACCGCCTGCCGTGATCCCCACCCGGTGACGGTCGCGGGTCGCCAGGTCCCGCCGTCGTCGTAGGACACCTGCACGGTCAGGTTGCGCAGGGTGGCGGACGAAGCGCCCGCCTGCCGCTGCACGGACACCGGCACCGTGAACAGGCGGCCGGACCTGGCCTGGTTGTGCTCGTCCAGGTCGGGCGCGAACCGCACCGCCATCAGCGGCAGCGCTGCGGGTTCCGCACCGGGCACGTGACCCGAGCGGAACGTCCACGCGGCGGTGACGTTGGTGGAGACCGTGGCGACGGTCTGCGCGTGGTCGGCTTCCAGTCGGTAGGTCGCCTCCTCCGGGGGCACCGTGAAGCTGCCGCCGGTGCCGGACGTGCCGACCAACTGCCCGTCGCGGAACAGCCTGGTGGGACCGGTGCGCTGGTACGCGATGCCCGAGTGCGTGGCGCCCTGGTCGGTGAACAGCCACAGGTTGTAGTCGATCGTGTCACCGGCACGCCTGACGTGCGGCCCACGCGTCTGGAGCACCGGGTCGTCCGCGAAAGCCGGACCGAACACGCCCACGTTCCACCGTTGGACGCGGTGCTCGCCGGGCCGGAAGGTCACGGGTGCGCCGGAGATCCGGGCCGACGGGAGCCGGAAGGTGTCGGGCGAGGGCGGCGGCGGGGCGCCGTAGAGGTAGAGGGCAGGGGACCAGGCGAAACCGGGGGAGTAGCGCTCGGTCAGGGTGGCCGGGGTCTTCAGGTCGACCAAGAAGTCCTTGGCCGCCCACTGGTCGGGTGCGGACGCCGCGATCCGGGTGTGCTCGGTGGCGAGTTCGCTGTCCCTGACCCGGCGCACCAGGTCACCGGGCACCCGACCGTCCTGCGACCACTTGACGTGGTAGAGGTACGGGCTGCCGGTGAAGCGGCCGGAACCGTCCGGCCGCGCGGCCTCGATCTGCACCGACGAGGTGAACTGCCCGGCCGGTGCGGTGGTGGAGGACGGTCGGACGTGGATGTGGTCCGGGTCGCCGATGTGGATCTCTCCTGTCGGTCCCCACGCCGCCGTGCGCAGCGCCGACACCTCGCCGGTGGCCGATTCGGCGTCCGGCTCGTCCAGTTCGACGCCGATCGGCAGTGCCTCCCGGGCGTCCAGGACCAAGCTCGTGTCGCGGTCGACCACGACGGTCGGCTCGGCGATCAGGGAGTTGATCCACGTGCCGTCGAACGATCTGATCATCGCGTGGAGGAAGTGGGTGCCGGCGGGCAACCGCGTCACCACGGTCCCCGACTCGTGGTACGGCGTGACCTCGTCCTGCACGGCCAGGTCGACAAAGCGGACGTAGTAGTCGGGCGTCGGGTTCCCGGCCCGATCCACCATGGTCAGCTTCACGTCGTAGCTCTCGGCCTCGCGGGTGACGGCGATCGGCGTGCGCACGGAGGTCTGCCCGCCGGTCGCCACGACCTGCCCCTCGTAGGCGCCATACGGTGCGGAGACCGAGGTGTCCACGGTCAGCACGACGTCGACGCTGCCTCCAGACGGGACGGTCGCGGAGGTCCGGTCGAGGGTGAACATCCGGCCCGGGACCGGGGCGCCGTCCGGACCGCGCACGTCGACCGACAGGTCCAACGTGACCGGCTCCGCGCCGGTGTTGCGGTAGGTGAGCGTGGTCGGGAGGGGCTGGTCGTCGTCGTGCGGCCATGGGATCACGCCGTGGCCGATGCTCGCAGGGGTGGCGTGGACCTGCTGCGCGACCGCGCGGGCCACGTCGATCCGCCCGGCGCCCTGCTCGTGGACGCTCGACCCGTCCTTCGGCACGGCACTGCCCATGAGGACGGGCTTCAACTCGTCCGCGTCCCAGGCGGGGTGCCCTCCGACGAGGAGCGCGGCTGCGCCGGCGACGTGCGGCGTGGCCATCGACGTGCCGGACAGTGCCACGTAGCGCCCGTCGACCGCCGGGAACTGCTCGGCGAGCCGGGAGCCGTCCGCGAGCGGTGCGACGATGTCGACGCCGGGCGCGGTGATGTCCGGCTTCACGGCGTCGTCGCCGGTCCGGGGGCCGCGACCGGAGAACGGCGCCAGGGTGTCGTCCCGGTCCACCGCGCCGACGGTGAGCGCCGCGTCGGC
This is a stretch of genomic DNA from Saccharothrix ecbatanensis. It encodes these proteins:
- a CDS encoding S8 family peptidase gives rise to the protein MRRSTAAVVTMVAAAVVGTPPADAAEPPPAVVGAAEQRWVTLVTGDRVLVDGPAGGEQVVRVIAGEGRADITFARDVKPGAVHVIPSDAAPLVAAGRVDRRLFDVSLLAGAGYDDVNRTNVPLVVTHAPGARTSVATGVHLTSLGATAVEVAKADTARFWDSVTGTGQRALAAGVTKVWLDGPVQPSLDRSVPQIGTPAAWAAGLTGAGVTVAVLDTGVDAAHPDLADAVVGAQDFTGSGPGDRIGHGTHVAGIVTGNGAASGGRHRGVAPDAKLLDAKVISDDGYGQESWVIAGMEWAVAQHADVVNMSLGSGMPSDGADPMSQAVDRLTAETGTLFVVASGNSGPFEQSVESPGAADAALTVGAVDRDDTLAPFSGRGPRTGDDAVKPDITAPGVDIVAPLADGSRLAEQFPAVDGRYVALSGTSMATPHVAGAAALLVGGHPAWDADELKPVLMGSAVPKDGSSVHEQGAGRIDVARAVAQQVHATPASIGHGVIPWPHDDDQPLPTTLTYRNTGAEPVTLDLSVDVRGPDGAPVPGRMFTLDRTSATVPSGGSVDVVLTVDTSVSAPYGAYEGQVVATGGQTSVRTPIAVTREAESYDVKLTMVDRAGNPTPDYYVRFVDLAVQDEVTPYHESGTVVTRLPAGTHFLHAMIRSFDGTWINSLIAEPTVVVDRDTSLVLDAREALPIGVELDEPDAESATGEVSALRTAAWGPTGEIHIGDPDHIHVRPSSTTAPAGQFTSSVQIEAARPDGSGRFTGSPYLYHVKWSQDGRVPGDLVRRVRDSELATEHTRIAASAPDQWAAKDFLVDLKTPATLTERYSPGFAWSPALYLYGAPPPPSPDTFRLPSARISGAPVTFRPGEHRVQRWNVGVFGPAFADDPVLQTRGPHVRRAGDTIDYNLWLFTDQGATHSGIAYQRTGPTRLFRDGQLVGTSGTGGSFTVPPEEATYRLEADHAQTVATVSTNVTAAWTFRSGHVPGAEPAALPLMAVRFAPDLDEHNQARSGRLFTVPVSVQRQAGASSATLRNLTVQVSYDDGGTWRPATVTGWGSRQAVVLHHPHGAGAVSLKARASDSEGNTVEQTIIRAYTLT